One genomic window of Evansella cellulosilytica DSM 2522 includes the following:
- a CDS encoding KTSC domain-containing protein yields the protein METVELNHGKLSYIEYDETNRHLHVHFKNGEYVIYYEVYKLDYVGFLSTKNYTEFFEERIEPRYPSRTIS from the coding sequence ATGGAAACAGTTGAATTGAACCACGGTAAACTATCTTACATTGAGTATGATGAGACAAATAGGCATCTTCATGTACATTTTAAGAATGGTGAATACGTTATTTATTATGAGGTTTATAAGCTCGATTACGTCGGTTTCTTATCAACAAAGAACTATACAGAGTTTTTTGAGGAAAGAATCGAGCCTCGGTACCCATCTCGAACCATAAGTTAA
- a CDS encoding ATP-binding protein, with product MELFFQYLFQAFIILTPLLFFLTLSNNFQLKGHIAIRLLNYSIYIIIFLLTVQFPISIFSDHVIDFRHIVIFLATLFNGVTIGACLLIIDLISRILYGDTHLLLWFMISCYFIIIAQWLSTNDRSWITPKNFAMISFLFLIPYTIIFLYPINYFSSSEFHIFYSVIIVSPIPIVFIMIAYVQQIELNANLKKDLQKSEQLRLVSELAASIAHEVRNPMTVARGFIQLIHSNSKLTSEEKRYLKLTMSELDRAQLIITDYLSLAKPADKATKQIQIYSIIYKVLHTIEAYALMNNVKVKMDVQEDITIIGNEQKLTQVILNLTKNGIEAMENGGELIINGYREREKIILSIKDTGIGMSKEQLQQIGKAYYSTKTNGTGLGLMVSYSIIESLGGAVSVKSEIGQGTEFILTFSH from the coding sequence CAATCTATATCATTATATTTTTACTAACAGTGCAGTTTCCTATATCAATATTTAGTGACCATGTAATTGACTTTCGTCATATTGTTATATTTTTGGCAACACTTTTTAACGGTGTAACTATTGGTGCCTGCTTATTAATCATTGATCTCATCTCTCGAATACTTTATGGAGATACCCATTTACTTCTTTGGTTTATGATTAGTTGCTATTTTATCATAATAGCTCAATGGTTATCAACGAATGACAGAAGCTGGATTACTCCGAAAAATTTTGCAATGATATCATTTTTGTTTCTCATACCTTATACAATAATATTTTTATACCCAATTAACTATTTCTCATCTTCTGAATTTCACATTTTCTATAGTGTTATCATAGTATCTCCCATCCCAATTGTTTTTATTATGATTGCTTACGTACAACAAATTGAATTAAATGCCAATCTGAAAAAAGACTTACAGAAAAGTGAGCAATTACGATTAGTGAGCGAATTAGCTGCTTCTATAGCGCATGAAGTACGAAATCCAATGACAGTTGCCCGTGGATTTATACAACTGATTCACTCTAATTCAAAATTAACATCCGAAGAAAAACGCTATTTGAAGCTTACAATGTCTGAACTTGATCGAGCACAGTTGATTATTACTGATTATTTATCATTAGCAAAGCCAGCTGATAAAGCTACGAAACAAATTCAAATATATAGCATCATTTATAAAGTGTTACATACGATTGAAGCTTATGCCCTCATGAATAATGTAAAAGTGAAAATGGATGTTCAAGAGGACATTACGATAATAGGAAACGAACAAAAGCTCACACAAGTAATTTTGAACTTAACTAAAAATGGCATTGAGGCTATGGAAAACGGTGGGGAACTAATCATAAATGGGTACCGTGAGAGGGAGAAAATTATATTATCCATAAAAGACACTGGTATTGGAATGTCCAAAGAACAATTACAACAAATAGGTAAGGCTTATTATTCAACTAAGACAAATGGCACAGGCTTAGGTTTAATGGTTTCCTATAGTATCATCGAATCTTTAGGTGGTGCGGTTTCTGTCAAAAGCGAAATCGGTCAAGGAACAGAGTTTATTTTAACGTTTTCACATTAA
- a CDS encoding disulfide oxidoreductase — MAITAKQKKIEYAMLLAWGIALIATLGSLYFSEIENFIPCELCWVQRIFMYPLAITLAIAAIKKDSKQAYYTLPISLIGLSFSIYHVMLERIPALSETAEGCGIIPCNYLYINWFGFITIPFLALIAFLSISIIMVYVIVTERRGEK; from the coding sequence ATGGCGATAACAGCAAAACAAAAGAAAATTGAATATGCTATGCTTCTTGCATGGGGGATAGCATTAATAGCAACCCTCGGGTCTTTATACTTTTCTGAAATTGAAAACTTTATTCCTTGTGAACTTTGTTGGGTGCAAAGGATATTTATGTATCCTTTAGCAATAACACTAGCAATTGCAGCAATAAAGAAGGATTCGAAACAGGCTTACTATACGTTGCCTATTAGTTTAATCGGCTTAAGCTTCTCTATTTACCATGTAATGCTAGAAAGAATACCAGCGTTAAGTGAGACTGCTGAAGGGTGTGGGATTATCCCATGCAATTATTTATATATTAATTGGTTTGGATTCATCACAATTCCTTTTCTAGCACTAATCGCCTTTCTTTCCATTTCAATTATTATGGTTTACGTGATTGTTACAGAGAGGAGAGGGGAAAAGTGA
- a CDS encoding sensor domain-containing protein has translation MEINKLPSIEKKTIEKNYHSHLPKWFSHVWGQEKQPSIESDQALDQQYEQLISRFKIALETTALIVLVNDTGAITYVSEEFCDLLDYSESELIGVNYLSLQHRSFKERELFSNTLASQKITSFEMIPLKKSGNPLILKTQIMPLIKSNQESDIFLIMHRDVTRLKQAEKVIKELGAVDTLTGLPNRDKFERDVRSRIEMKHAEKFPFAILFFDLDRFKFYNDTLGHFTGDKLIQSISQTLSSIQHKKVQIYRYGGDEFSVLFHSPKSKEEVQELAQEILLAFESPFHVKGNELYITASIGISYFPVIGVTYDQIIQQAEMAMHYAKELGKGDFQWYQSSIRTEHDEKLLMEKRLRIAMEQENFELYYHPQIDLKENKVIGVEALLRWNDEQLGKVSPYKFIPIAEETGLINQIGDWVLEKACIQAKKWNNEGHELRIGINISPQQFQRPDFVSKVKNTLDKTGLSPKLLDLEITENDLLYNRDECLKTLYRLKQFGVSISIDDFGTGYSSLSYLRRFPIDTLKIDQSFIKEVVDNTNDQAIVTSIIQLAHNMKLRVIAEGVETSEMVAFLNKLSCDEMQGFLYSQPLPPEAVTKYIESTSPSMKLNV, from the coding sequence ATGGAAATAAATAAGTTACCTTCAATAGAGAAGAAGACTATAGAAAAAAATTACCATTCTCACTTGCCTAAATGGTTTTCACATGTTTGGGGTCAAGAAAAACAGCCAAGCATTGAAAGTGATCAAGCACTAGATCAACAATATGAACAATTAATAAGTAGATTTAAAATTGCATTAGAAACGACAGCATTGATCGTACTTGTTAATGATACGGGTGCAATTACATATGTTAGTGAAGAATTTTGTGATCTTTTAGATTATTCAGAAAGTGAACTAATAGGTGTGAACTATTTATCATTACAACACCGTTCATTTAAAGAACGGGAATTGTTTAGTAACACACTAGCATCACAAAAAATCACTTCCTTTGAAATGATTCCCTTAAAGAAAAGTGGAAATCCGCTTATATTAAAGACACAAATAATGCCTTTAATAAAATCAAATCAGGAAAGCGATATATTTCTCATCATGCATCGAGATGTTACACGTTTAAAGCAGGCAGAAAAAGTAATAAAGGAATTAGGAGCAGTAGATACTCTTACAGGGTTACCAAATAGAGATAAATTTGAAAGAGATGTCAGATCAAGAATTGAAATGAAGCATGCAGAGAAATTTCCTTTTGCCATTCTTTTCTTTGATTTAGATCGTTTTAAGTTTTATAACGACACTTTAGGGCATTTTACTGGAGACAAACTAATACAATCTATCTCTCAAACGTTAAGTAGTATCCAACATAAAAAAGTGCAAATATATCGTTATGGGGGAGACGAATTTTCCGTATTATTTCATTCTCCAAAGTCTAAAGAGGAAGTACAAGAGTTGGCTCAAGAAATATTACTAGCCTTTGAATCACCATTTCATGTAAAAGGAAATGAACTATACATCACAGCTAGTATAGGAATCTCGTATTTTCCTGTCATAGGAGTCACTTATGACCAAATAATTCAACAAGCGGAAATGGCTATGCACTACGCTAAAGAGTTAGGTAAGGGTGATTTTCAATGGTATCAATCGTCAATTCGAACAGAGCATGACGAAAAATTACTTATGGAAAAAAGATTAAGAATTGCTATGGAGCAAGAAAACTTTGAGCTATATTATCATCCTCAAATTGATTTAAAAGAAAACAAAGTGATCGGAGTAGAAGCACTTTTAAGGTGGAACGATGAACAGTTAGGAAAGGTTTCTCCTTACAAATTTATTCCAATTGCTGAAGAAACAGGATTAATTAACCAAATCGGGGATTGGGTACTTGAAAAAGCTTGTATTCAAGCGAAGAAATGGAATAATGAAGGTCATGAACTAAGGATAGGTATAAATATTTCACCCCAGCAATTTCAGAGACCAGATTTTGTTAGTAAAGTAAAAAATACTTTAGATAAAACAGGCCTGTCTCCAAAACTGTTAGACTTGGAAATAACGGAAAATGATTTACTTTATAATCGTGATGAATGTCTTAAAACGTTGTATCGTCTAAAGCAATTTGGAGTCAGTATCTCTATCGATGACTTTGGTACGGGCTATTCTTCATTAAGTTATTTACGTAGATTTCCGATAGATACGTTAAAAATAGATCAATCATTTATTAAAGAGGTAGTTGATAATACTAATGATCAAGCAATCGTGACTTCTATCATTCAATTAGCACACAATATGAAGCTGAGAGTCATTGCTGAAGGAGTAGAAACGTCTGAAATGGTTGCATTTTTAAATAAGTTAAGCTGCGATGAAATGCAAGGATTTTTGTATAGCCAACCGCTTCCACCAGAAGCTGTAACAAAATATATAGAGTCAACTAGTCCGTCAATGAAACTAAACGTATAG
- a CDS encoding thioredoxin family protein, which produces MKLFVSSNINGKIVEKRLKEVINDIGLHAHVEIHHQDPPTLNGFYYTPTLVVNDKVVSSGKVLSKQEMTNFFL; this is translated from the coding sequence GTGAAGCTGTTTGTTAGTTCAAACATTAATGGCAAGATCGTTGAGAAAAGGTTGAAGGAAGTCATCAATGATATTGGCTTACATGCTCACGTAGAAATTCACCATCAAGATCCCCCTACTTTAAATGGATTTTACTATACTCCAACACTAGTCGTAAACGATAAAGTTGTATCAAGTGGCAAAGTATTATCAAAACAAGAAATGACCAACTTTTTTTTATAG
- a CDS encoding putative bifunctional diguanylate cyclase/phosphodiesterase, giving the protein MRKFPIRLYGRKRWSYSQISKNNRSIPSSREILHVKFNDWKATRTKDSTAFVIFMDFDQFKSINELFSFEVGDQLLQLVYHTLNEKSPSNCTWISLGNNSFMALVTGVYEKSDIEALVESWKNSISRSLVVDSYEFNLKPTFGSSKWFNDAHDLQSLMKCADVAHRQAKGKPQSFFEWYDPVYKERIVAAFELESEMHSGIKNGEFELYYHPQWDVDKGGWGGLEVLVRWRHPNKGLIPPDKFIDIAEETGLIHPLGDWIIEKACKNHVVLQRTTGLKDLPIAINFSIKQLMKKNYIEKLVNIIKETGLDPHHFIMEITESVAVDVEKAKSLLSQAREHGMKISIDDFGTGYSSLSYLRELPIDELKIDRSFVKKTDNGDEKQKHLLRWIVHLKKVLGVTIVAEGIETKQHFNMLRRWGCNKLQGYYFSKPISQKEINNYLIKNHANE; this is encoded by the coding sequence GTGAGAAAGTTTCCGATAAGACTTTATGGACGAAAACGGTGGTCTTACTCACAAATTAGTAAAAATAATCGATCTATACCTTCATCTAGAGAAATTTTACATGTGAAATTTAATGATTGGAAAGCAACAAGAACAAAAGATAGCACTGCATTTGTAATATTTATGGATTTCGACCAATTTAAGTCAATAAACGAATTGTTCAGCTTTGAGGTTGGCGACCAATTGCTTCAGCTTGTATATCATACGCTGAATGAAAAATCACCTAGTAACTGTACATGGATATCACTAGGTAATAATTCATTTATGGCACTAGTAACTGGTGTTTATGAAAAAAGTGATATTGAAGCACTCGTAGAAAGTTGGAAAAATAGTATTTCTCGTTCTTTAGTCGTTGACAGCTATGAATTTAATTTAAAACCAACTTTTGGTAGTTCAAAGTGGTTTAATGACGCTCATGATTTACAATCTCTCATGAAATGTGCAGATGTAGCCCATCGACAAGCAAAGGGAAAGCCGCAAAGCTTTTTCGAATGGTATGATCCAGTATATAAAGAAAGAATTGTTGCTGCTTTTGAATTAGAATCGGAAATGCATTCTGGCATAAAAAATGGAGAATTTGAATTGTATTATCACCCTCAATGGGATGTTGATAAAGGGGGTTGGGGTGGACTTGAAGTTTTAGTTCGTTGGCGCCATCCTAACAAAGGGTTGATACCTCCTGATAAATTTATAGATATCGCAGAAGAAACGGGGCTAATTCATCCCTTAGGAGATTGGATTATTGAGAAGGCGTGTAAAAATCATGTTGTTCTTCAAAGAACAACTGGGTTAAAAGATCTACCTATTGCAATAAACTTTAGTATTAAACAGTTAATGAAAAAAAATTATATTGAAAAGTTAGTAAACATTATAAAGGAAACTGGGTTAGACCCTCATCATTTTATTATGGAAATTACTGAATCTGTTGCTGTAGATGTTGAAAAAGCAAAATCTTTACTTAGTCAAGCTAGAGAACACGGCATGAAAATAAGTATAGATGATTTCGGTACTGGATATAGTTCTTTAAGCTATTTAAGAGAACTTCCAATTGACGAATTAAAAATTGATCGAAGCTTCGTAAAAAAAACTGATAACGGTGACGAAAAACAAAAACATTTGTTAAGGTGGATTGTTCACTTAAAAAAAGTATTGGGTGTGACGATAGTAGCAGAAGGTATAGAGACGAAACAACACTTTAATATGTTGCGAAGATGGGGGTGTAACAAACTACAAGGATATTACTTCAGTAAACCAATCTCGCAAAAGGAAATCAACAATTACTTAATCAAAAATCACGCAAACGAGTAG
- a CDS encoding thioredoxin family protein, with amino-acid sequence MKKVIIFGLIIVIIFAALAFVTSQQNKQQSEGNPFGKDQLHRETLNQLDNPLYQNVIIPEELNSKLENEETVTVYFYSPTCEYCNEATPVLVPLAEQLGVDVVLFNLLEFNHGFNDYNIDYTPTLVHYENGVEVSRKVGLFNEAAYEQFYREDVLGE; translated from the coding sequence GTGAAAAAGGTTATCATTTTCGGATTAATTATTGTCATTATTTTTGCTGCATTAGCTTTCGTTACATCTCAGCAAAATAAACAGCAATCGGAAGGTAATCCTTTTGGTAAGGATCAATTACATCGTGAGACATTAAATCAGCTTGATAATCCACTTTATCAAAATGTCATAATACCTGAAGAATTAAACAGTAAGCTAGAAAATGAGGAAACGGTAACGGTATACTTTTATAGCCCTACATGTGAATATTGTAATGAGGCCACCCCAGTTTTAGTACCTTTAGCAGAACAGTTAGGTGTTGATGTTGTGTTATTCAATTTACTTGAATTTAACCACGGTTTTAATGATTACAACATTGATTATACTCCAACACTTGTTCACTATGAAAATGGTGTTGAGGTGAGCCGAAAAGTCGGATTATTTAATGAAGCAGCTTATGAACAGTTTTATCGTGAAGATGTTCTAGGTGAATAA